A genomic region of Ictidomys tridecemlineatus isolate mIctTri1 chromosome 10, mIctTri1.hap1, whole genome shotgun sequence contains the following coding sequences:
- the Ptpn7 gene encoding tyrosine-protein phosphatase non-receptor type 7, with product MVQARGGRSRALRPTSSLGAAKMTQPPPAKAPAKKHVRLQERRGSNVALMLDVRSLGTVEPICSVNTPREVTLHFLRTAGHPLTCWALQHQPPSPKQLEEEFLKIPSNFVNPEDLDIPGHASKDRYKTILPNPQSRVCLGRVQSQEDGDYINANYIRGYDGQEKVYIATQGPMPNTVSDFWEMVWQEEVCLIVMLTQLREGKEKCVHYWPTKEETYGPFQISIQDTKECPEYTVRQLTIQHQEERRSVKHILFSAWPDHQTPESAGPLLRLVAEVEDSPETAANTGPIVVHCSAGIGRTGCFIATRIGCQQLKARGEVDILGIVCQLRLDRGGMIQTAEQYQFLHHTLALYAAQLPQEPSP from the exons ATGGTCCAGGCCCGTGGGGGGCGCTCCAGAGCACTGCGGCCGACCTCATCTTTAGGGGCAGCCAAGATGACCCAACCTCCACCTGCCAAAGCACCAGCCAAGAAGCATGTGCGGCTACAGGAGAG GCGGGGCTCCAATGTGGCTCTGATGCTGGATGTGCGCTCCCTGGGCACCGTGGAGCCCATCTGCTCGGTGAACACACCCCGGGAGGTCACCCTACACTTTCTGCGCACAGCTGGACACCCGCTGACCTGCTGGGCCCTGCAGCACCAGCCACCCAGCCCCAAGCAACTGGAGGAGGAATTCTTG AAGATCCCTTCAAACTTCGTCAATCCTGAAGACCTGGATATCCCTGGTCATGCCTCCAAGGACCGGTACAAGACCATCTTGCCAA ATCCTCAGAGCCGTGTCTGTCTCGGTCGGGTGCAGAGCCAGGAGGATGGAGATTACATCAACGCCAACTACATCCGA GGCTACGATGGGCAGGAGAAGGTCTATATCGCGACCCAGGGTCCCATGCCCAACACCGTGTCAGACTTCTGGGAGATGGTGTGGCAAGAAGAAGTGTGCCTTATTGTCATGCTCACTCAGCTCCGAGAGGGCAAGGAG AAATGTGTTCACTACTGGCCCACAAAAGAGGAAACCTATGGACCCTTCCAGATAAGCATCCAGGATACCAAAGAGTGCCCAGAATACACTGTGCGGCAGCTCACCATCCAG CACCAGGAGGAACGCCGGTCAGTTAAACACATCCTCTTCTCAGCCTGGCCTGACCACCAGACGCCGGAATCAGCCGGGCCTCTGCTGCGCCTGGTGGCTGAGGTGGAGGACAGCCCAGAGACAGCTGCCAACACTGGGCCCATCGTGGTCCACTGCAG TGCAGGGATTGGCCGGACAGGCTGCTTCATAGCCACCCGAATTGGCTGCCAACAGCTGAAGGCCCGAGGGGAAGTGGACATCCTGGGCATTGTGTGCCAACTGCGGCTAGACAG AGGAGGAATGATCCAGACTGCGGAGCAATACCAGTTCCTGCACCACACTTTGGCCCTATATGCAGCCCAGCTGCCCCAGGAACCCAGCCCCTGA